A genomic region of Chryseobacterium sp. KACC 21268 contains the following coding sequences:
- the truA gene encoding tRNA pseudouridine(38-40) synthase TruA, with protein sequence MRYFIEFAYDGSSFFGYQIQPNEISVQEELEKALSTILREPIKTTGAGRTDTGVHAKKMFAHFETEQNIDGNLVYKLNSFLSENISIKQIFEVPADMHARFSATFRTYEYYISTEKNPFTVDSSWQTWRQKPLNIDAMNEACKILFEYDDFTSFAKLHTDNKTNICKIYKAEWEQFGNQLKFTISADRFLRNMVRAIVGTMVEIGTGKLQPNDLRKIIEDKYRNSAGVSAPAQGLFLVDVGYEF encoded by the coding sequence ATGAGATATTTTATAGAGTTTGCTTACGACGGTTCTTCTTTTTTTGGCTATCAAATCCAGCCCAACGAAATTTCTGTGCAGGAAGAATTGGAAAAAGCCTTGTCCACGATTCTGAGAGAGCCGATAAAAACAACCGGAGCAGGAAGAACTGACACTGGCGTGCACGCAAAAAAAATGTTTGCTCACTTTGAAACCGAACAAAATATCGATGGAAATTTGGTTTACAAACTCAATTCCTTTTTGTCAGAAAATATTTCCATCAAACAAATTTTTGAAGTTCCAGCCGATATGCACGCGCGATTCAGTGCGACTTTCCGGACTTATGAATATTATATTTCAACTGAGAAAAATCCGTTCACAGTTGACTCGTCCTGGCAAACCTGGCGTCAAAAACCATTGAACATCGATGCGATGAACGAGGCGTGTAAAATCCTTTTTGAGTACGATGATTTCACAAGTTTCGCCAAACTCCACACAGACAACAAAACCAACATCTGCAAAATATACAAAGCAGAATGGGAACAGTTTGGAAATCAGCTGAAATTCACGATTTCAGCTGACCGATTTTTGAGAAATATGGTAAGAGCCATTGTCGGCACAATGGTAGAAATCGGAACCGGAAAATTACAACCCAACGATTTGCGAAAAATCATTGAAGACAAATACCGAAATTCAGCGGGCGTTTCTGCTCCAGCGCAAGGTCTTTTTTTGGTGGATGTTGGGTATGAATTTTAA
- a CDS encoding metallophosphoesterase family protein — MKRILLLSDTHSYIDDRILDYAKDADEVWHCGDFGNMKVIEELEKIKPIRGVYGNIDEAKIRTIFPEVLSFKCEDVDVLMIHIGGYPERYSALAKQEIAEKKPKLFISGHSHILKAMYDKRNNLLHLNPGACGKVGWHKVRTMMRFTIIKDEIKDLEVIELGSK; from the coding sequence ATGAAACGCATCCTCCTTTTATCAGACACACATTCCTATATCGATGACCGCATTCTAGATTACGCCAAAGATGCGGACGAAGTTTGGCATTGTGGCGATTTTGGGAATATGAAAGTCATTGAAGAATTAGAAAAAATAAAACCAATCCGTGGCGTCTACGGAAACATCGACGAAGCAAAAATCAGAACGATTTTTCCTGAAGTTTTGAGTTTCAAATGTGAGGATGTTGATGTTTTGATGATTCACATCGGTGGTTATCCAGAAAGATATTCAGCTTTGGCGAAACAAGAGATTGCTGAGAAAAAACCGAAGTTGTTCATTTCCGGACATTCTCATATTCTGAAAGCGATGTATGACAAGAGAAATAATTTATTACATCTCAATCCCGGTGCTTGCGGAAAAGTCGGCTGGCACAAAGTGAGAACAATGATGCGTTTTACAATCATTAAAGATGAAATCAAGGATTTGGAAGTGATAGAATTGGGAAGTAAATAA
- a CDS encoding DNA mismatch repair protein — protein MKIGDKVSVIDDDLKGTILKIIADQVKIEDEHGFTYNIPKSQLTLIDSGLYENSPVIRKNESSKNVSKRHNKTPLKLDLHFQLLVKNTSDYDAFERLMIQKEKLLETIDFCRKNHIKNLEIIHGIGDGVLQKMVYDILEGLSNVEYDEHGFFYHESGRVEVKFL, from the coding sequence ATGAAAATAGGAGACAAAGTTTCGGTAATAGATGATGATTTGAAAGGAACCATTTTGAAAATCATTGCTGACCAGGTGAAAATCGAGGATGAGCACGGTTTCACCTACAATATTCCTAAAAGTCAATTGACGCTTATTGATTCTGGATTATATGAGAATTCGCCGGTCATCAGAAAAAATGAAAGCTCGAAAAACGTTTCCAAAAGACATAATAAAACACCTTTAAAATTAGATTTACATTTTCAATTATTGGTCAAAAATACATCTGATTATGATGCTTTCGAGAGATTGATGATTCAAAAAGAAAAACTTTTGGAGACCATCGATTTCTGTAGAAAAAATCACATCAAGAATTTGGAAATCATCCACGGCATCGGCGATGGCGTTTTGCAGAAAATGGTCTATGATATCTTGGAAGGACTATCAAATGTAGAATACGATGAACACGGATTTTTCTACCACGAATCGGGTAGAGTAGAAGTCAAATTTTTATAA
- a CDS encoding alpha/beta hydrolase fold domain-containing protein — protein sequence MLRKHLSLILILVFAISFAQTEYKTENNISYYPENILKKDAYINSQCKLNFYYPTNVKDFSTVIWFHGGGLTGGSNELPKELLNENIAVVSVEYRLAPKVKAPAYIEDAAAATAWVFENIEKYGGNKNLIFQSGHSAGGYLGMMITLDKKYLQKYKIDANEIAGLIPFSGQAITHFQIRKEKGIAELQPTIDEYAPLFHVRKDAPPIVLITGDRNLELFGRYEENAYLARMLELVKHPSVKLLEEDGFDHVSMAKPGFPLLLKEIRELSKKIKTQKNIK from the coding sequence ATGCTAAGAAAACATTTAAGCCTTATTCTGATTCTTGTGTTTGCAATTTCTTTTGCTCAGACAGAATATAAAACCGAGAACAATATTTCCTATTATCCGGAAAATATTTTGAAAAAAGATGCTTACATCAACTCTCAGTGCAAGCTGAACTTCTATTATCCGACCAATGTCAAGGACTTCTCAACGGTCATTTGGTTTCACGGTGGCGGATTGACTGGCGGAAGCAATGAGCTGCCAAAAGAATTATTGAATGAAAATATTGCTGTCGTAAGTGTAGAATATCGCTTAGCGCCAAAGGTCAAAGCGCCAGCTTACATAGAAGATGCAGCCGCTGCAACGGCTTGGGTTTTTGAAAATATCGAAAAATATGGGGGAAATAAAAATCTCATTTTCCAATCCGGCCATTCGGCTGGAGGCTATTTGGGAATGATGATCACGTTGGACAAAAAATACCTTCAAAAATATAAGATTGATGCGAATGAGATTGCAGGTTTGATTCCATTTAGCGGCCAGGCGATCACACATTTCCAAATCAGAAAAGAAAAGGGAATTGCTGAACTGCAACCAACAATTGATGAATATGCACCACTGTTCCACGTCAGAAAAGATGCGCCGCCAATCGTCCTGATCACGGGCGATAGAAATCTGGAATTGTTCGGACGCTACGAGGAAAACGCCTATTTGGCAAGAATGTTGGAGCTTGTGAAGCATCCTTCGGTCAAACTATTGGAAGAAGATGGATTCGACCACGTGAGTATGGCAAAACCAGGTTTTCCTTTGTTGCTGAAGGAAATCAGAGAATTATCAAAGAAAATTAAAACACAGAAAAATATAAAATAA
- a CDS encoding DUF1398 family protein gives MFTLAQIEAAHSDVESGKNFPAFAKTIKELGVQTFETYVEDGSTTYKGNDETQVTSAQQYAPLLIYGIVNPEKFLADLRNHQQGNTDFFQFCKDCADSGVFKWIVDLDAKTCTYYDCEGKSIFEEKIPG, from the coding sequence ATGTTTACACTAGCACAGATCGAAGCTGCACATTCCGATGTGGAAAGCGGAAAAAATTTCCCAGCGTTTGCAAAGACCATCAAAGAATTAGGCGTTCAGACCTTCGAAACCTACGTGGAGGATGGCTCCACAACTTATAAAGGCAATGACGAAACCCAAGTGACTTCAGCCCAACAATACGCCCCATTGCTGATTTATGGAATCGTGAATCCTGAAAAATTTTTAGCAGACCTAAGGAATCACCAACAAGGAAATACCGACTTTTTCCAATTCTGCAAAGATTGCGCAGACAGTGGTGTTTTCAAATGGATTGTAGATTTGGATGCAAAAACCTGCACTTATTACGATTGCGAAGGCAAAAGCATTTTCGAAGAGAAAATCCCAGGTTAG
- a CDS encoding YqgE/AlgH family protein, producing the protein MNYSYKGKILISTPDISGDIFSRSVVLIVDHNENGAFGLILNKKNQNMSSKLLNILGFPVELYEGGPVENERIYFIVKGEKVTSEFVEINKEFYLTEDIDSVVSAMINGEISTFDIKVFSGYSGWSAMQLEGELQRKMWTIVDVYNLDYTLPNDQGLWKNIMQNLGGEFLLWANAPEDVSMN; encoded by the coding sequence ATGAATTACTCTTACAAAGGTAAAATCTTAATATCGACGCCGGATATCTCGGGTGATATATTTTCCCGTTCGGTCGTTCTGATTGTGGATCACAACGAGAATGGCGCGTTTGGTTTGATACTGAATAAAAAGAACCAGAATATGAGCTCCAAACTGCTTAATATCCTGGGTTTCCCCGTGGAACTGTACGAAGGTGGACCTGTGGAAAACGAAAGGATCTACTTTATCGTGAAAGGTGAAAAAGTAACCTCGGAGTTCGTGGAGATCAATAAAGAATTCTATTTGACTGAAGATATTGACTCTGTGGTTTCGGCGATGATCAATGGCGAGATCAGCACGTTTGACATTAAGGTTTTTTCTGGATATTCTGGTTGGTCTGCGATGCAGCTGGAAGGCGAATTGCAAAGGAAAATGTGGACGATTGTGGATGTTTACAATCTGGATTACACGCTGCCAAATGACCAAGGTCTCTGGAAAAATATTATGCAAAATCTGGGCGGCGAATTTCTGCTGTGGGCGAATGCGCCGGAGGATGTTTCGATGAATTAA
- the pdxH gene encoding pyridoxamine 5'-phosphate oxidase has protein sequence MNSENLHDKRRIYEKSQLIETEIKENPIEQFRDWFLDAENNLEVSESNAMAISTVEEDGCPRTRMVLLKSYNWEGFIFYTNYESRKGKSIESTHKACLHFFWPSLERQIIIKANVERIAENLSDGYFHSRPKGSQLGAAVSPQSQEIPNRDFLENKLKDLEKEFENKEVPRPQNWGGYIAKPYEIEFWQGRPNRLHDRIIYTLEDNIDWKISRLAP, from the coding sequence ATGAACAGCGAAAACCTCCACGATAAACGAAGAATCTACGAAAAATCACAACTCATAGAAACTGAGATAAAAGAAAATCCAATCGAGCAATTCCGCGACTGGTTCCTGGATGCAGAAAATAATCTCGAAGTCTCAGAATCCAACGCAATGGCAATCTCAACAGTGGAAGAAGACGGCTGTCCCAGAACAAGAATGGTTCTCCTGAAATCATACAATTGGGAAGGCTTCATCTTCTACACCAACTACGAAAGCCGAAAAGGAAAATCAATCGAGAGCACGCACAAAGCTTGTCTGCATTTTTTCTGGCCAAGTCTGGAGAGACAAATCATCATCAAAGCAAATGTCGAGAGAATCGCAGAAAATCTCAGCGACGGCTATTTTCATTCAAGACCGAAGGGAAGCCAATTAGGCGCCGCAGTTTCTCCACAAAGTCAAGAAATTCCCAACCGCGATTTCCTCGAAAATAAATTAAAAGACCTCGAAAAAGAATTCGAAAACAAAGAAGTTCCAAGACCACAAAACTGGGGCGGCTACATCGCAAAACCCTACGAAATCGAATTCTGGCAAGGCCGTCCAAACCGCCTTCACGACAGAATTATCTACACTTTGGAAGATAACATCGATTGGAAAATCTCAAGATTGGCACCGTAA
- a CDS encoding N-acetylmuramoyl-L-alanine amidase — MKNLLRVISVVALGVLLSFSFSKEKKVVVIDAGHGGTDLGATREGVSEKEIVLNVAKKIKALNQNQNLEIILTREDDSYPSLAQRTGKINELKPDYTISLHVNNSPRTTTESKGVEVFVQENEVSKKLATKFSEKFQATKIRTGNLHMLRESKVPTILLELGFMNNPQEREYLGSEKGQTETAEKILKFIDEN, encoded by the coding sequence ATGAAAAATTTACTGAGAGTCATCAGCGTTGTCGCGCTTGGCGTTTTGTTATCATTCAGTTTTTCGAAGGAGAAAAAAGTCGTGGTCATAGATGCTGGTCACGGCGGTACCGATTTGGGCGCGACTAGAGAAGGCGTTTCGGAGAAAGAGATTGTCCTGAATGTTGCCAAGAAAATTAAAGCGCTCAACCAAAATCAAAACCTCGAAATCATATTGACCAGAGAAGATGACAGTTATCCATCATTGGCGCAAAGAACAGGGAAAATCAATGAACTGAAACCTGATTACACGATTTCTTTGCACGTCAATAATTCACCAAGAACAACCACAGAAAGTAAAGGAGTGGAGGTTTTCGTTCAGGAAAATGAAGTTTCAAAAAAGTTGGCAACCAAGTTTTCAGAAAAGTTCCAGGCTACAAAAATTAGAACGGGCAACCTTCATATGTTAAGAGAATCCAAAGTGCCAACCATCTTATTGGAATTAGGATTTATGAACAATCCGCAAGAAAGAGAATATCTGGGAAGTGAAAAAGGACAAACCGAAACAGCAGAGAAAATATTGAAATTTATTGATGAGAATTAA
- the hisIE gene encoding bifunctional phosphoribosyl-AMP cyclohydrolase/phosphoribosyl-ATP diphosphatase HisIE, which produces MTIKFDNNTGLVPVIIQDYLNLKVLMLGYMNQQAFDKTLQEKKVTFFSRSKNRLWTKGETSGNFLELIDWKIDCDQDTILIKAKPFGPTCHNGTTTCFAEETDKGFLYELQQTISDKIDSDDESSYTNELYKRGINKVAQKVGEEAVELVIEAKDNDDELFLNEASDLLYHYLILLKAKGFTLEDVEQILKARSK; this is translated from the coding sequence ATGACTATAAAATTTGATAACAATACAGGCTTGGTTCCCGTAATCATTCAGGATTATCTCAATCTGAAAGTTTTGATGCTCGGTTATATGAATCAGCAAGCTTTTGATAAAACTCTGCAGGAAAAGAAAGTCACTTTTTTCTCCCGCTCCAAAAACAGACTTTGGACTAAAGGTGAAACTTCTGGAAACTTTCTTGAATTGATTGATTGGAAAATCGATTGCGACCAAGACACGATTCTCATCAAAGCAAAACCTTTCGGACCAACTTGTCACAACGGAACGACGACTTGTTTTGCTGAAGAAACCGATAAAGGATTTTTGTACGAATTGCAGCAAACGATTTCGGATAAAATTGATAGCGATGACGAAAGTTCTTACACCAATGAACTTTACAAAAGAGGCATCAACAAAGTCGCGCAAAAAGTGGGCGAAGAAGCTGTGGAACTTGTGATTGAAGCGAAAGATAATGATGACGAACTTTTTTTAAATGAAGCTTCTGATTTACTTTATCACTATCTGATTTTGCTGAAAGCGAAAGGTTTTACTTTGGAAGATGTGGAGCAGATTTTGAAAGCAAGAAGCAAATAA
- the hisF gene encoding imidazole glycerol phosphate synthase subunit HisF, with translation MLAKRIIPCLDIKNGETVKGVNFLDLKEVGNPVEMSIKYSEQGADELVFLDISATDERRKTLIPLVKEIAENINIPFTVGGGINALENVEELLKNGADKITINSASLSNPNLISEVAKRFGSQCMVLAIDTKFVGNQHKVFSNGGKVETDKELFSWAKEVENLGAGEILLTSMNTDGTKAGFAIEITKTLSELINIPVIASGGAGTMQHFEDVFTETKATGALAASIFHFNEIGIPELKNYLKSKNLPIR, from the coding sequence ATGCTAGCAAAAAGAATCATTCCGTGTCTCGACATTAAAAACGGAGAAACTGTGAAAGGCGTCAATTTCTTAGATTTAAAAGAAGTTGGAAATCCGGTGGAAATGTCCATCAAATATTCTGAGCAAGGTGCAGACGAATTGGTTTTTCTTGATATTTCTGCAACGGACGAACGAAGAAAAACTTTAATTCCGTTAGTAAAGGAAATTGCAGAGAACATCAATATTCCGTTTACCGTTGGAGGTGGAATCAATGCTTTGGAAAATGTGGAGGAACTTCTGAAAAATGGTGCGGACAAAATCACAATCAATTCTGCATCATTATCGAATCCAAATTTGATAAGTGAAGTCGCCAAACGGTTTGGCTCACAATGTATGGTTTTGGCGATTGACACCAAATTCGTTGGAAATCAACACAAAGTTTTCAGCAACGGCGGAAAAGTCGAAACTGATAAAGAATTGTTTTCCTGGGCAAAAGAAGTCGAAAATCTGGGAGCCGGAGAAATCCTCTTAACGTCGATGAACACGGACGGAACCAAAGCTGGATTCGCGATTGAAATTACCAAAACGCTTTCGGAATTAATCAATATTCCAGTGATTGCTTCTGGAGGCGCAGGAACAATGCAACATTTTGAAGATGTTTTCACGGAAACCAAAGCAACCGGAGCTTTGGCGGCGAGTATTTTTCACTTCAACGAAATCGGAATTCCGGAACTTAAAAACTATTTAAAATCTAAAAACTTACCCATACGATGA
- the hisA gene encoding 1-(5-phosphoribosyl)-5-[(5-phosphoribosylamino)methylideneamino]imidazole-4-carboxamide isomerase — protein sequence MRIIPAIDIINGECVRLSKGDYNRKTIYNSNVLDVAKNFEANGIQFLHLVDLDGAKQNQIINYKILEQISKETNLIIDFGGGLKSENDIEIAFESGATQVTLGSVAVKNPELFQVSFEKYGSEKIILGADARQEKIAVSGWLEESEKNIYDFIKEKTESGIEYVISTDIDKDGMLEGPSFELYQNIISQNPEIKLIASGGITSTNDLVQLKSLGCEGAIIGKALYENRITFNDLKPFL from the coding sequence ATGAGAATCATCCCAGCAATAGACATCATCAACGGCGAATGTGTTCGGCTTTCCAAAGGCGATTACAACCGAAAAACAATTTATAATTCCAATGTTTTGGACGTTGCCAAAAACTTCGAAGCCAACGGAATCCAATTTTTACACTTGGTCGATTTGGACGGCGCAAAACAAAATCAAATCATCAATTATAAAATCTTAGAACAAATCTCAAAAGAAACCAATTTAATCATAGATTTCGGAGGCGGTTTGAAATCCGAAAACGACATTGAAATCGCTTTCGAAAGTGGCGCAACTCAAGTCACGCTTGGAAGTGTCGCTGTGAAAAATCCAGAATTGTTTCAAGTAAGTTTTGAAAAATATGGTTCAGAAAAAATCATTTTAGGCGCTGATGCACGACAGGAAAAAATCGCAGTTTCCGGTTGGTTGGAAGAAAGCGAAAAGAATATTTATGATTTCATCAAAGAAAAAACAGAATCCGGAATCGAGTACGTTATCTCTACAGATATTGATAAAGACGGAATGTTGGAAGGTCCTTCTTTTGAATTATATCAAAATATAATTTCTCAAAATCCTGAAATCAAATTAATCGCTTCCGGTGGAATCACTTCTACTAACGATTTAGTTCAATTAAAATCATTAGGTTGTGAAGGCGCAATCATCGGGAAAGCTTTGTATGAAAACAGAATCACGTTTAACGATTTAAAACCATTTCTCTAA
- the hisH gene encoding imidazole glycerol phosphate synthase subunit HisH, whose translation MNTVIIDYKAGNVQSLLFAIERLGFSAKITSNPDEISNADKVIFPGVGEASFAMNSLRETQLDSLIPALRQPLLGICLGMQLLCKDSEESSTKALGIFDVSVRKFPDSVLVPQIGWNQIYDLKSDLFEGIPEQTYTYLVHSYYVAKNEHTIATTDYSEAYSTALQRDNFFGVQFHPEKSGILGSKILENFLKL comes from the coding sequence ATGAATACAGTTATCATAGATTACAAAGCCGGAAACGTCCAAAGTCTCCTGTTTGCCATAGAAAGACTGGGTTTTTCGGCGAAGATTACGAGCAATCCGGATGAGATTTCCAACGCCGACAAAGTCATTTTTCCTGGCGTTGGCGAAGCTTCTTTTGCGATGAATTCCTTGCGGGAAACCCAGCTGGATTCGCTGATTCCGGCGCTCCGACAGCCACTTTTAGGAATTTGTCTCGGGATGCAGTTGCTATGCAAAGATTCGGAGGAAAGCAGTACGAAAGCGCTCGGAATCTTCGACGTTTCGGTCAGGAAATTTCCGGATTCTGTTTTGGTTCCGCAGATTGGCTGGAATCAGATTTATGATTTGAAATCGGATTTATTCGAGGGAATTCCGGAGCAGACTTACACGTATCTCGTTCACAGTTACTACGTTGCGAAAAACGAACACACGATTGCGACCACGGATTATTCCGAAGCGTACAGCACGGCTTTGCAAAGAGACAACTTTTTCGGCGTTCAGTTTCACCCAGAGAAAAGTGGAATTTTGGGAAGCAAAATATTAGAGAACTTTTTAAAATTATAA
- the hisB gene encoding bifunctional histidinol-phosphatase/imidazoleglycerol-phosphate dehydratase HisB codes for MKKLLFIDRDGTLVLEPEDYQVDSFQKLKFYPQVFTYLSKIVNELDYELVMVTNQDGLGTDSHPEENFWTIQNFIIEAFESQDIKFEDIFIDKTFAKDNAPTRKPNTGLLTKYFDKKTYDLENSFVIGDRITDVKLAKNLNSKAIFINTDENLGAEEILENDDLESVVSLKTTSWKEIYEFLKLKNRTSEIIRNTNETKIKINLNLDGTGKSNIETGIPFFNHMLDQIAKHGQMDLEIKVDGDLEVDEHHTIEDTGIALGEAFYQALGNKLGIERYAFVLPMDDCLAQVALDFGGRNWIVWEADFKREMIGKMPTEMFFHFFKSFSDSARANLNIKAEGDNEHHKIESIFKAFAKCLKSAVKRDPDKMILPSTKGML; via the coding sequence ATGAAAAAACTACTATTCATAGACCGCGACGGCACTTTGGTCCTCGAACCCGAAGATTATCAGGTTGATTCTTTTCAAAAGCTGAAATTCTATCCGCAGGTTTTCACTTACCTTTCAAAAATCGTCAACGAACTGGATTACGAATTGGTGATGGTGACCAATCAGGACGGTTTGGGAACAGATTCTCATCCCGAAGAAAACTTTTGGACGATTCAGAATTTTATCATTGAAGCGTTTGAAAGCCAGGACATCAAGTTCGAAGATATCTTCATCGATAAAACCTTCGCCAAAGACAATGCGCCAACCAGAAAACCGAATACAGGTTTACTGACAAAATATTTTGATAAAAAAACTTACGACTTAGAAAATTCCTTCGTTATCGGTGACCGAATTACTGATGTGAAACTGGCAAAAAACCTCAATTCAAAAGCTATTTTCATTAATACCGATGAAAATCTTGGTGCAGAAGAAATTCTAGAAAATGATGATTTAGAAAGCGTAGTTAGTTTAAAAACCACTTCTTGGAAAGAAATCTACGAATTCCTGAAACTCAAAAACAGAACTTCCGAAATCATCAGAAATACCAACGAAACGAAAATCAAAATAAACCTAAACCTCGATGGAACCGGAAAATCCAACATCGAAACAGGAATCCCTTTTTTCAATCATATGCTCGACCAGATTGCGAAACACGGTCAGATGGATTTGGAAATCAAAGTGGATGGCGATTTGGAAGTGGACGAACATCATACGATTGAAGATACTGGAATTGCGCTTGGAGAAGCGTTTTATCAAGCTTTAGGCAACAAATTGGGAATCGAGCGTTACGCTTTCGTCTTACCAATGGACGATTGTCTGGCGCAGGTCGCACTTGATTTTGGCGGAAGAAACTGGATTGTTTGGGAAGCGGATTTCAAACGCGAAATGATTGGAAAAATGCCCACCGAAATGTTCTTCCATTTCTTCAAATCCTTCTCCGACTCGGCAAGGGCAAATCTCAACATCAAAGCGGAAGGCGACAACGAGCATCACAAAATAGAATCGATTTTCAAAGCCTTCGCAAAATGCCTGAAATCCGCCGTAAAACGCGACCCAGACAAAATGATTTTACCATCAACAAAAGGAATGTTGTAG
- the hisC gene encoding histidinol-phosphate transaminase: MKIDIQKLVRKNILNLKPYSSARNEFEGENGIFLDANENPFGELNRYPDPYQRKIKEKLSELNQISIENIFLGNGSDEVIDLAFRIFCEPKKDKVLTFSPTYGMYEVSANINDVELINMELNEDFQIDLETLKPYLQDENLKIIFICSPNNPTGNSIKNIEYILENFNGIVFIDEAYIDFSPEESFRIQIKNYPNLIVSQTFSKAWGMASVRVGIAYASEEIIKFYNKTKPPYNISQLNQNAILNALNDENINQVSENIKLILNEKKSLIQNLQQLKLIKKIFPSDANFILIEVENADLIYQKLVDENVIVRNRNSVIKNCLRITIGSPQENLKLIETLQKLN, encoded by the coding sequence ATGAAAATTGATATTCAAAAATTGGTGAGAAAAAATATTCTGAATCTCAAACCATATTCTTCCGCAAGAAACGAATTCGAAGGTGAGAACGGGATTTTTCTGGATGCCAACGAAAATCCTTTCGGAGAATTGAACCGTTATCCCGACCCTTACCAAAGGAAAATTAAAGAAAAACTAAGTGAACTTAATCAGATTTCTATTGAAAATATTTTCTTAGGAAACGGGAGCGACGAAGTGATTGATTTGGCTTTCAGAATTTTTTGTGAACCGAAAAAGGATAAAGTTTTGACATTTTCACCGACTTATGGAATGTATGAAGTTTCTGCGAACATAAATGATGTTGAACTTATCAATATGGAATTGAATGAAGATTTTCAAATTGATTTGGAGACTTTGAAACCGTATTTACAAGACGAAAACCTAAAAATTATTTTCATCTGCTCACCAAATAATCCAACTGGAAATTCAATTAAAAACATAGAATACATTCTTGAAAACTTCAACGGAATTGTCTTCATTGATGAAGCTTACATTGATTTCAGTCCGGAAGAAAGTTTCAGAATTCAAATTAAAAATTATCCCAATCTAATCGTCAGTCAAACTTTCAGCAAAGCTTGGGGAATGGCTTCTGTTCGGGTTGGAATTGCTTATGCTTCCGAGGAAATTATCAAATTTTACAATAAGACAAAACCGCCATACAACATCAGTCAGCTTAATCAAAATGCAATTCTTAATGCTTTGAATGATGAAAATATCAATCAAGTTTCAGAAAATATCAAACTGATTTTGAATGAGAAAAAAAGTCTGATTCAAAATTTACAACAACTGAAATTGATTAAGAAAATTTTTCCTTCAGACGCCAATTTTATTTTGATAGAAGTTGAAAATGCAGATTTGATTTATCAAAAATTAGTGGATGAAAATGTGATTGTAAGAAACCGAAATTCGGTCATCAAAAATTGCTTGAGAATCACAATCGGTTCTCCACAAGAGAATTTGAAATTAATAGAAACGCTCCAAAAATTGAATTAA